The Juglans microcarpa x Juglans regia isolate MS1-56 chromosome 2D, Jm3101_v1.0, whole genome shotgun sequence DNA window atattaagtggaacggtgtcattcaataattgtttttaaacccagctgtaaaacgacgtcgttttacagctgggtttaaaaaaaaaattcggagtcggagtcggagctccttgtagctccgactccgactccgactccaaataactattcggagctactccgaattccgactccgaattctaGCAAccccgactccgtcggagtcggcgtcggagcggaggtcggacggagtcgaaattctcgaaattttgcacacccctacccCCACCCCTCTCTCTAGGCAGCGTTTCAGTGAAATAGGTAGCATGCATGGTGGTGCTCAAGTTGCTATTCATTCATTACTTCATGCCATATTTCTGACTACCACATGAGGCAGTACATTGTTTTGTGGGGAGGGAAACGCTATGGCTGGGAGTAGAGAAACCCAATGAAAGATGAGCATCAGGCAGGAGGGAGGAgtgttggggtatatgtggagactggtttggagctgaaaaagtgtttgctgaaagttggctcgataGTTGgatcgagccaagttcgctcgacttcgctcgacagactgctcgagcgaaggcaagtcagagaggttcgctcgacatcgctcgacagaccgctcgagcgaggGCAAGTCatagaggttcgctcgagtctcgctcgagcgagacacaaaccctagtgttcgcttgacactccgctcgagccaatgttcatttggctgttcgctcgagtcgcgctcgacactccgctcgagcgaagtacgcggTTTTTGCcaaattagggtttccagcgccactcactatatatatgtcatattagacttgtgttgtaTGGTCagaagcatattttgagagagaacaattgtcttgtgagtgcatattgtgtgagagagcaaaagccctagagagtgtgagttgagattgagtgattgtaatctcctctgattaataagatttctgcagctcctgtggacgtaggcaatttgccaaaccacgtaaatactgtgtcgtgttcttgattgtgttgcttttactttatttgtcatcgttggtgtgtgtacTTTGCATAGTATTTTCACAACAAGGAGTGCTACCCATGCATGCATCTCCCATGGACAACGGCGGGGTGGAAGCTTCTATGGAAGAAAGGTAAATGAACCTGGAATTTTTCTCTAGGATTGGAACAGAAAGGAGCTTTTGATGACACTTTCCTAGACGAAAAAGCTATACAGGAATTGGGGAAGCGCCGGGCTTGGAGGAGGGGGGCCTCCTCCCATTCCCCAAAGCAGCAACAATATCTGTTttctggaaagaaaaagagagatataCGAGAGGGGGATGAGTGCTGCTTTGGAAGGCGGTCTCCTTTGGTGCTAAACAAACATGCTAAGCGCGCATAAAACATGTAGAAAACTCCTCATACATAACAAAAAGCATTAAGTTTTAACAGTTCAATATTAAAACTCAGACTCATCCGTTTCTTCTTTGTACTGATTTTCTCCTTCTGCATTGGATTTGGATTCCTTAAAGAAATCACCATCAGCTGCTACTATTTGGGATAGTTGTACCTTGGCATCCTCCAACTCTTCTGGCATTGTGTTTGTGTTGCCGACTCTAATTACTTGTTCAGCGTTATCGTCTACTTCACTAATATCACCGCTGCTTGTCTGTTGTTGAATACCACTGGCTTCGTGCTCTTCTGTCCGTCTTCCTTCCTCCAATTTCTGCATTCTAGCATCATCTGTATCGTTGCTGGTTTCACCGTTAGAACTTCTATTTTTCAGAACCTGGACTTCTTCATTTAAAGAATTTTGGGCATTTTCCAATGTCTCGCGTTGATGATTTGTATCAGGATTCTTAGGCTTCAGCAATTTGGCACCTGAAACATTAACAGTGTTGCTTTCTTCCATTGGATTATCAACACCCATttctcctccctctctttctAACTCCTCATTTCTGCCCTTCAATCCATCTTGATCACCCCTAAAGAATATTCTATTTCTCATGTTCACTACTTCATTGTTTTCAAGATGCCCATTGTGCCTATTTTTCACAAGCATTCTCCATCGCTTTGCCTTCGTTTTACTCAGATGGCCATGTTTTCCTCTCATTCTAGTGATAATTCCAGAGTTGTCTGGCTCTTCTGACTTAATCCCACCCTTGTTAATCATCTCACGAGGTTCCTGAGAATTTTGAAGTTTTTCCGTCACCTCTATATCCTTATCTCTTCTACCCTCGAAATCGCTCCCACCATTTTGAGAATCTTCATTTTTACTTCCTTGGCCATCTTCAATAGGCTTATCAATAGCTTGGCCTCCATTATTAATATTCTCTTCTAGCAATTTCCCCTGCTTCTGCATCTGTTCTCCTATCATCTCCCTCCGGCCAGTATCACCAACTAAATTTCCAGTTCCATCTTCAACTCTTTCCTTGGTCTCGGACTCTCTGAAATTGTTCGATTCAAGTTTGCTTCTATCTTCACTTACCGTTAAATTATCACCACCTCTGTAATTTTTGGACTCATGCAGGTTCTTACCTTCTTCTGCGATATTGACAAGGTCAGTGTTAGCTTGTCCGCCAACACGACTTCCATTCATGGTAGAATTCACAGGCGGGCTTGAAGGGTCATCGGTGCTTAATGACCATACCTTAACTGGGTATTCAAGACGGTGCTTCAAATCCTCAATTTCAGCTTCCTTCTGCTTCAAGCTTTCCATTAGAGCTATCACATGAGGATTTTCTTTCCCTGGATCAATCTCTTTCACTCTTAGCATTTTGATTTCATTCTGCTTCTCCTCGAGTGCAGACTCCATGGCTTTCTGTTCGTCTTTTAGTGAGCCAATGGTAGACTGCTTCTCTAGAATCCTTCTGTCAAGCTCCATCTTTTGAGTTCTAAGGGAGTATATCTTGGCTTTCATCTCCTCGttcttccttttcatttccttgGAGTGATTTATCTCCTTCTGTGTTAGTGTGTACCcaaatagaatatataaaacGTCGGGTCGGTAAAATCACTTTTGTTCAGTAATGGGTGAAGAATTTGTGGATTTTCTCTCAATGCATGCTTCAtctttatgtatataatttgaTACAAAGTTTTCTTTTTGCATCCGTTTAGAAAATTCAATAAGAATTTAACTATTGAATCATAAAATGTATCACATTGAAATAGCTATATTCCAAATatagctacagtaacttctaaagtaattttcaaatttgaaagacactgtttattcatcaaatttattttatatcatttgtttaTCTCTCCTAAGGTCTCCATCAATGTCtctctagtttctatttttaacccataatttaattagaatatgattactaattaatatataatatcataaatagtaaaatatgataaaataaataatttcataattaaaaaaaataaaatatttttgaaattattaattactcatgaataaatggataatccaatgtagagatttaatgAGAATAGCTAAAGccaaattcatcttttattattttattgtcatataatgaaaaaatggatATTCCAATGTAGagacttatgtgaatggaatagctaaaagctaaattcatcttacattcattaaaaatgtattttaactTAACTAATCCAATAAGAGTGCTCTAAACTAACTATCACccaattattttcaaattgcaCGCCAAATTATTAAAACCCTAAACTACCATTTCATGTTCTAATTTGCACCCCACCATCCAATTGACCTTCCCCGTTTGGactcagagatgagttgaataaaatattactagaatattaatttttaatattattatttttttgagatttaaaaaatttgaattgtttgttatattttgtgtaaaaatttgaaaaagttgtaatgataaaatgaaataagttgagatgaatttccAATCCTAACTGGGGAATATAACGGAAGTGAGTAAATTgtctaaaatatcatcattataaattaaaatgatttcgcTACCcttcatttacaaaataaaataataataataataataataataataataataataataataataaataaaatccaaaacaaaataataaacccACATAAATTATTGAGTCattcttttaagtattatcAAGCTGGTGTGTAGAGAACACTACTGGCgaattcgttttttttttttttttttttttcctttgtgttCCTTggttcttttattattattattattatttgtttcctatttattagattttagcaAGTATAatgttagagcattggcaagttcaaaatttgactaaaagttGAAGTTTTGGCTAAAGCCAAAATCATTAGAGAAGTTAATCCATATTTGACTATCCAtccaaaagtcaaaataataatataatattagatattttaataataataaattttttatattttacaaatacacttcatatattaattaataatttaatttttacttaaaattattgttttccaacttttttttcattaatctaATTATCCAATAATAGTCATTGggaatatttttagagtaaaatattgttttgaaaataaatagtggctagccaaatttaaagaaattgatAGATTTACAATTGCTCAAAAGTGGAGCCTTTAAGTTTTGACTACTCCAATCTAGATCACTTTTGAACTACTTAACCAAAATTTAGACATATAATTTTAGCGAGTATAGTGTTTCATTATTATATTGATCATCAGGTCAAGGGGATAAGAGGGtgcaaattgaaggaaaatggtaATTTGGAATACtaaaatgttaattttggtaatttatgtgaatcttgaaaaatgaaattacaaaaCCAAAGTTCTGTTCAGTAGTTTcaatatcatgacatgcattttATTAGAGATCATTACTGCACTTTTCTTTGTATGAGATTAATGTTCTTGAAATATAATATTTCCATCTTCCCAAGATCATACATTCTAGAAAAGCAACAAAATTACCAGCATCATCTAccatctatctatatatatatatatatatatatatatataattaccgTAAACGTTACCGGTAAAACAAGAGCTAGCTGAAAGCGGGTTCGCAGACGGCGTTTAGGGCCAATTAATGGTACAGATAGATTATGTGATCGATTATGCATCGGTGTCTGAAACTCAGAAAATATCGTTGTATCGATGCCAAGGCATACATGCAGTTTAAGATGCCTAACCACCATATCCTAGCTACAACGTTTGGATTTACCATATAGTGTTTTTCTGTTTGATTTAGAAAGAATGCATGTTCTtcgtgtatgtgtatgtgtatgtgtatgtgtgtgtgtgtatatatatatatatggcaagcAAGGAGATGAACAAGTCAAAGCAAATTGCatgtgagagagatagagagagagagagagagaggaatttaCCTGCAATAGCAGCTGAAGTGAAATGAGGTCACGGTCTTTCTCTTTGACAAGAAGGTTGAAGATGCGGCGCTCTCTGAGCTTGTGGAGGACCATGACCCCAAGCAATGCCGCACCGAATGCCAGCAGAAGCATTAACCCGTACGGCCTCCCTCTACGCCCACAACTACTCCCATTCCCCTTGTATGATCCCCCCattgccatctctctctctctgtttctttttctctctctctctctaaaaataaaGAACTGGGCTTCTTTTATCttgggaggaaaaagaaatacaaacgGACGAAACAAGTAAAGAAATGGATCTCGATCTCTCTCCCCTTTGAAGATTCAAAGTGGTTATTCATATCATAATGGCCATATTATTTTGGGTTGCTTGTCATGTAAAAAGGGCCATGCAACTACTCTACTCtactctactctctctctctttttctctcactGTGTTTAAAGAGCGGAGTTATCAAGGTTAGAGGAGGAAGCATGGGAACTGTGTCTCAGGCGCTGATTCTGGAAACCATTGGCGTTTTTATTTGTGCTTTTCCCATATGTTGATCAGTTCTTTTACTAGAGTGcccttttgtttttataaagctttattattattattattattattattattattatttgagtaatgtcaaatacaagtctcaaataaataaatttcgagtcatttgtaaaaaaaaaatagatcacactaataaaaaaatagtttttttttatacttttttaaggtggtcacttttttacaaagatttGCATGGAGCTAGCTTGTAGTCTATTTGAGGCTTGtagaaatatttcttttattatttttgctgTTTGCCATTGATATAATACAACCATCGggcatatgcatgcatgaaattAACAAAGTTTTTCTgggtgaaaataatattttcatgaacaaaaattaaatttattgcaTTTGGATAAAGAAGCGGTCCATTTATAATAAGTTTCAACATGATTTAAAACTAGATATTTCCAATTCGAAGAAGTTTCActtaacaaatttataaaaataaaagaacagaCCGGGGTGAGGGACTACTGATCAGCATGCATTTATAGAATCGCTCACATTATTATGTATCCATaattcgatatatatatatggtttatCATACATGTTATGTTCTAAGGTAAAAGACAATTTCctaaaattcttattattttctttaaaattcttTTCGAAAGAAAGCAAAAGTACCCCGTAAAAATCTTTAAGCCCAATTAAGTAGTAGTAGCTCATGTGTAAGCTGCTAGGCATTTAATTAATATGGGTTTGCCGTTTTTCAAAGGCATACATGCATTCAATACAAACCTCAGCATTTAACATAAAGATAAACTATTAATGACAGAAAGGAACTTGTATCCAACGATATCTCACATGCCTATGAAAGCCTTCATATATGGTTATATCAAGTAGATCATTTGACTTCTttcaaaagaataatgttagatacagttcaAAATGTGCAAGAGCTGAAAGTAAAATGAGTGCAAGTGTAAAGCGGCGCCCACGTACTGAAGATGAAAACCCACTATGATAGATCAaaggaagggagggagagatGGTCTAACAATAGCAAGGCTTGATCGGACATAAAGCTGGAGACAAGCGAATAAAGTCAGGGCAAGGGACTTAAAGAGGGAAGAGAGACAACAAAAAGAGGATCTGCTACATTTGAGATCTAGAGGACCATTGGAGAGAGGGGGAGAACTAGAGATCAGCTTCAAGCCAAGTTTCCTAAGACGTGAGTGATTGTAGAGAGATGAGTGAGAATTGAGAGTTCGTTTTCAACCATGCTTTTAGTGGATGATTTTACTTGACATGTTCTGATCGAGTGATCACCTCAAAAAGGTAGATGTAAAGCCTAATATAGCTTATATAGAAACCGAGAAGAGTGTACAAGCCAGAGTCCATATTTTATGGGTAGTTCTTTGACGTGAGAAATTAGTTTCATAAATCACATCTAAATCgaaaattatttctaaaggATCTTGACTTTCGTGCTTTGGTGGGTCTCCTCGATGCTTTCAATATGTCGACGTTTTACATGATTTGTGAGTCCAAAATGAGAGGTATATCAAAATGAGTTAATATACAAAGAAAGcataaaatcaaaatgcaaaatGACAATGCAGTTGGAGTAAGGCAAAGAgaacaaacaagaataagagaCAAAGCAATGTATAACAAGAataatcatctataaaaatcaCACAAGGAGCTAGTAAGATTACAACTATGGATTTGTTGCAACACCTGACCGAGATTCCacaagctttttctttttccttagtAAGTGAGAAAGTTCATTAATAGAACTATCTTGATTACATACAAAAGTCTAATTTACAGGTAGATCATTTCCACTATAAAAATCAAGCATACATTGTGGAACTTTAATTAAGGGGATATTTCCGAATAGGTTGTTCGAAGCTGCCCATTGTACAATAGAATGCATGAATTGATTTtgagatatatattttaaattcctCCCATCTTTCAAAACTTTGAAGTAGTATCCTTGTATCTCTGACTGTTCCATCTATTTTCAAAAATGTTATTTGTTGGGGTTGCACTATTGCTGTAATGACTACTTGAGAATCCCCTTCAATGATAATATTCCTAAATTGTTTTAGAGAAGCTTTTTGTATACCTATAAATGGTGCCATAGCTTCCCCTTGATTTGAGTTGCTGGTAATCATGAATTTTGTAATCACAAACTCTATAGAACCATCATGGACTTGACTGATTGCTACTGCAATACTAGCCAATGCAAAGAGATTGAGAGATAGTCTAGGGGAAGGGGGGACTAGGTGGGGGTGCTATTTAAAATTCTCCATTCCAAAACATTACAATGATCTCTATAGGATTTGATGACTTTAGAGACAAATTGATCAATGTTGAGATTGAGGGACTCACGAATGATTTGGTTTCAATAATACTAGATATTTTCCATTGCTATCATAACAAACAGTTGGAAGTGGTGAAGATCCTTGGCCATGATGTACAGATTATTAGCAGGGTTGAGAATTAATAGAATCAATTGTTAATATCTTGACCTACTAAGAAAGATATATCCAATGGACAAGGCGATTGTCTCCACAAGATTTGAGAGTAAAGACAATTTAAGAAAAGATGTGAAGTAATTTCCTCTTCCATTTAACAGATGGGGCAGAGAACTTGATCCTCATTAAGAggaatataactttaaagaagGGATGAGTAGATCTTTGTGCATTACACTATGCTGAGATTGCTGCATAAGTAGATTTGACCAAAATATTCCCAGATTAATGGTGAGACCATTTAATATGATCCCTAATATTGTGGAATTGAATTTGTGTTAAagagattttttcaatttcattaacAGTGACTTGAGAGAACAAAGTTTGGAGGGGAAGTGTGTCCCATCTTCTCGATTCTCCAAGAGTTAATTCAAAGACTCTCAATTGGGGATCTTGGATGGTGGATGAAGAGAGAGGTAATGGGATAGAGGGAGTCAATGTGGGTATCCAGGGATCCACCCATAATTTGGTATCAATGCCATTATTGATCTGACAATAAAATCTAGAGGCAATTAAGCTTTTTATTTTAACAGTCCTTTCCAAAATCTAGGGTTAGATTGTTTCACAAAGACTTCTAACCAAGAAggattttttaagtatttatcaGATCGTATGCTTTTCCAGACACTTGTGTCTTCATTGAGGAGATGTCATCCTAATTTACTCAACAGAGCTCTATTAAAGAGAGAGATTGTCCTAAGCCCAAGACCTCCCATGGATTTTGATTTGCAGATTAAGCTCCAAgattttgggttgaagttgtGTGTCTTATTAGGATCAAACCCCCCACCAGAATTTCGTGAAGACTTTATCAATGTTCCTAGAAATGTTCTTAGGGATCCAAACGCTAGACATTATGTAAGAGGGGTTGGAACTTGCAACTGATCTAATAAGGGTTGTTCTGCCTACTTGAGAAAAGAGTTTGGGCTTCCATTCGGATAATTTAGCTTGAATTCTTTCCACTATTTCTTTAAAGGGGATGCTAATATGGGCATCAAAACCAAGGGGAAGACCTAGATACTTTATCCTAGTGGTAAGGATTCTgaattttaaaatctctttaacATCTCTGATTATGGAATTGGAAGAGTTTTTACTAAATTGGATGAAGGGTTTACCCACATTAATCTTTTGACCTGACCAGGAGGAATACTCATTGAGGCAACCAAGAAAGGATTGACCATTTTGAATAGAAGTTGATCAAAAAAGGATTAGGTCATCAGCAAATAATAGGTGGGTGAGGGAATGACCATTTTTACTTATGCTAATGCCTCTAATATTTCCAATGTGCTCTTCCCTAGAGATTAATGTAGAAAGAACTTCACTACCAATTATGAACAAGAAAGAAGAtagtggatctccttgtcttagacCTCTTGAGGGGTTAAAATGACCACAAGGCTTCCCATTGATTATTATAGAGTAAGAAACAGTGGATATGCACTCCCTTATCCAATTTATCCAAGTTTGGTGAAAGCCTAAGCAAGCCAAGACAGTAAGCAAAAAGTTTCATTCCATAAAATCAAAATCCTTTTTCATTTCGGTTTTGGCAGCCATCAAacctttttttccctctttccttttttaaaagGTGAAAAATTTCCTAGGCGACAAGTGTTGTCTTGGATGGCCTTACCAGGAATAAAGGTTGTTTGATAGGAGAAATGAATTTATGAAGGACAACTTTTAGCGTGTTCGCCAAAATctttgcaatgattttatagCACACATTGGACAAACTAATGGGCCTGTATTGATGAACTGTGTTTGGAGACTCTGTTTTTGAAATTAGCACAATGTAAGTATGATTTAACTCCTTCAAGAGGTATCCATGGatgaaaaatagttttgtaGCAGCAATAAGATCTGTCTTGACAATTTCCCAGTAATGCTTATATAAGAAACCAATAAAGCCATTAGAATCAGGGGAATTGGAATAAAGGGATTTGTTGGATGGTTGAAAGAATTTCTTCATCACTGGTGATGTTACAAAGAAGCTCATTATCCAGATTAGTAGGCTTGTTGGGGAAAAGATTATCCATGTCTTCTAAGAATGTAGGTCTAGAGGATTGGTAGATGTTCTGAAAATGATCAAGAAATGTATTCTGAATTCTGGAAGGGTCATTGACCCAGTGATTAGAGTGATCTTTTAGACAAGAGatgtcatttttccttctcatGGTAGAGGACATGTGCAAGAATTTAGTATTTAGGTCAGTAGTGGTGAGTCATTGCAATCTAGATTTTTGGCGCCAAATGATCTCCTCTCCTAAGTTGTTCCTCTTGGCAAACCttactttttttcttccataatGCAGGAATTATCAATAGgatcttgagtttgaagctAGGATAAATGGTTCTTCAAGTTCCTTATCTAAGTTTAGATATGACCAAAACAATCTTTGTTCCAGATTTTTAGGGCCTTTTTGATAGCTTTCAATTTTTGAGATAGAACATAGGCAAGAGAACCATTTATAATTCTATCCCATACTTTTTTACAACAATTAGGCTAGTGGGGTCTCTAGCCCAGAATTCTTAGAATTTAAAGGAACTTTTAGAATTACCAGTGCCTAAAGTGTTCAAGAGGAAAGGGGCATGGTCAGATGAGAGAATGAGTAAGTGATGGATTTTGGCATCAAAGAATAAAAGGGTCCATTGAGAGTCTGCAATACCTCTGTCTAACCTCTTGAGAATATTTGCTAGGCCATGCCTTTTATTAATCTAAGTGAATTTTGGTCCTAAGTACCCATTCCAATCTACTAATCTATTCTGATCCATGAAAAGTTATAGTTCGCTGGgataagaggaagaagaagcaaaTGGTCTACCCCTTCCTTTTTTAGACTGGTTTAGAATTATGTTGAAATTACCTAATCCAAGCATGGGTCCAAAATAGGCCATTGTAATTGCATTTAAAAGATTCCAAAAGTGATTCTTTTGACTCCACTGGACTGGACAGTACGCAAGCATGAATAACCAAGGCATATGAACAGGGTCCGAGTACATCATAAATGCCATAACATTACTAGATATGTTTACGGGTTCAACATACATGCTAGGACGCCACAAAACGAAcagaacccccccccccccccaaattcCTCTGAGAGGGAACATGCATATACAATGAGAAACCTAAGCTATTCACAACACCTTGAGTTTTTACATCAGACAAAAGTGTTTCTGCTAAGAAAATAGTATCAGGCTGGTGAGACTGATTTGAGCCCTTAAGCTATTCTTTGTAAAGGATCGGGCTAGACCTCTGCAATTTCAATACATCAACCTCATTCCTGAGTTGGTGGCAGGTTATCCCATGCCACATTGACTACTTCAACCAAACATACTACATTCTAATAGGAGAGTTATGAGAATTGTGACCATCGTGGGATGATGCTTCTCGTTTCTTGGAGGGTCTTATGTAAGACACAAATCGACTACTCTTTTTCTCGATTTCTTCttggtctttcttttttttttttttttttttttgctggatTTAAGGAACTTTGCCAAAGTTTGGTGTTCATCAGACTCGGCTTCTTCATTGTTTGGATGGTCTTAGATACCTTGATTGATTGTGAATGTTTGGTATTCCATAACCCTTTTCTTCGGTGGAACTTCCTCTTCCAAGTGggttatttctctctttctagGGTTGGGGGGATTTTCTGGGATTTTGAGGGGATGGGTTTTGCGGGACAGAGAGTGTTGAGTTAGGGCAGGATTGTGAGTCTCAGAAAATTCAATTGATGTTGGGGTCTTGGGTGTGAAATTGTTGGTTGGTCTTGTGAAAGAGATTGGTTGGACGAGAATATGGGTGGATTGGGCATATCTGCAGGGGTAGATTTGTTACTAGGGCTGCTTATTTTGCTAGGGTTAAAAAGGGGCCTGAATCTTAGACTGGGCTAAGTTCTTGACATATTATTGAGCCTGAGAGGCTTTCAAATTAGGTAATGATTTGCTTGTAAATTGATGGGCTAGAGATGAAAGAGTTGGAACCAATTGagcttttttcaaaaaaaaatcgGCAGAGACAAGATTTGATTGTTTTAAGCTTGGATTTAATGAGAAAAACACTTGGTGTGATAGATTGGTAACCGAGCAATAGGTTTGTTTAATAGGATGGGCGTTTGGGAGCTAGTCAGAGAAAATAGGGCTTTGACTACTAGCATTAAAATGGACTACTAACTTGTCGCTGGCCCACTGTTCATTGCCACGTATTGGGTCCTGTTCATTAAGGGAACCGGCTGGGATGGAAGCTTGACTACCAGTACTTGAATTCCACTGGGCAGGGCATGAAACCCCTGtgaaaatttgaagagatttgCTCCAGTTTTCTTGACATATGGGTTGCTTCGAGTTCTCCGTGTACactttctcttttcctttactTGTTGATTGTTTGTCCGGATGTTTCGTTGTTGAGAATAGACCTTCTATTGGTTCCCTGAGGCAAACTGGGGTTTAAACTATATGTGGAGGAGGATTATGTATGCATGGTACTTGGAAGATATTATTAGGTTGTTGTTACATGCCAAATAAATTGCTCCTCCTGTTTAATGAGTTCTCCTGTTTAATGAGCATCCTTGGTCAGATGTGTTTCACTAGTAGACACATATATTGGGAGTGCAATGCGATGGCTGATGTTTTGGCAAAATATGGATCTAAGGGATGTAATTCTACTTATTCTTCTGTTTCAGAACTTTCTCGGTTGGCAAGAGGTTTCTTAAAACTTGATAAGGGGGTCCATGGTCCATCCTACAAGTTCTTTGGCATTGTTGAAAAATTTGGACAAGCTTGCATAATATGCCCCAATTGACAACTATTGAATAAGCAGAATGAAGAAGAGATGTTTGAGAATATGCTCAAAACAGAGATAGAAAGTATTTTCGAATTCTTCTTGTATTTCTTCCCTCACTTACAATGGTTACTACAGTAGCTATTTTATAATAGTTACAAACAACAACTTTTGATTCATTCACCATTTATGTAGTGACAGTTGTCCCTATGGAGAGTACAGTTTGTTACAATCATATTATTCCTCTGACATCTTGGCTGTGTTGTGCGCATAGGTCTGTTGTGTGAAACTGCAGTGAGTGAGGGGTACAACTTGGTTGTGAGCATAGGTCTGCTGCAGTGAGTGAGGGGCAATGCTTAGTGCGGCAACAGACAAAGAAAAAGGAGATGCCTTAATACCCTCCCGCGATTCAAGCGGCACATTAGCAAATGTGAGGCTTGATCGTAATTGTAGAAATCTGTTGGTAGAAAAAGGTTTAGTCAGTATATCAGCAAGTTGATCTTTGCTGGACAAAAATGAGACTTGAAGTGTCTTGG harbors:
- the LOC121251201 gene encoding uncharacterized protein LOC121251201 — translated: MAMGGSYKGNGSSCGRRGRPYGLMLLLAFGAALLGVMVLHKLRERRIFNLLVKEKDRDLISLQLLLQKEINHSKEMKRKNEEMKAKIYSLRTQKMELDRRILEKQSTIGSLKDEQKAMESALEEKQNEIKMLRVKEIDPGKENPHVIALMESLKQKEAEIEDLKHRLEYPVKVWSLSTDDPSSPPVNSTMNGSRVGGQANTDLVNIAEEGKNLHESKNYRGGDNLTVSEDRSKLESNNFRESETKERVEDGTGNLVGDTGRREMIGEQMQKQGKLLEENINNGGQAIDKPIEDGQGSKNEDSQNGGSDFEGRRDKDIEVTEKLQNSQEPREMINKGGIKSEEPDNSGIITRMRGKHGHLSKTKAKRWRMLVKNRHNGHLENNEVVNMRNRIFFRGDQDGLKGRNEELEREGGEMGVDNPMEESNTVNVSGAKLLKPKNPDTNHQRETLENAQNSLNEEVQVLKNRSSNGETSNDTDDARMQKLEEGRRTEEHEASGIQQQTSSGDISEVDDNAEQVIRVGNTNTMPEELEDAKVQLSQIVAADGDFFKESKSNAEGENQYKEETDESEF